From one Enterococcus sp. DIV2402 genomic stretch:
- a CDS encoding helix-hairpin-helix domain-containing protein: MSRVEKYKKYLPVFVVIIVAISVIYIFVPKKATVSDWEELPMEQSETPPVEITSSSSSAKMVIDIKGEVKKPGVYELEPGARVEEIVLLAGGFTDKAEERQLNLAEKLTDQQMIYVPNKEEAKELSIPSVTNEGNTSKESSLVNINTADLTELQTLTGIGPAKAQAIIDYRDENGQFKTIEELKEVNGFGEKTVEKLKESITI; encoded by the coding sequence ATGAGTAGAGTAGAAAAATATAAAAAATATCTTCCAGTTTTTGTAGTTATTATTGTTGCAATCAGTGTTATTTATATCTTTGTTCCCAAAAAAGCCACCGTTTCTGATTGGGAGGAATTACCAATGGAACAGTCAGAAACTCCTCCCGTAGAAATAACATCTAGTTCGAGTTCAGCGAAAATGGTCATCGATATTAAAGGTGAAGTAAAAAAGCCGGGCGTTTATGAACTAGAACCGGGCGCTCGGGTAGAAGAAATTGTACTGTTAGCTGGTGGATTTACGGATAAAGCAGAAGAACGTCAATTGAATTTAGCAGAAAAATTAACGGATCAGCAAATGATTTATGTTCCTAATAAAGAAGAGGCCAAGGAATTATCTATACCATCCGTAACCAATGAAGGCAATACGAGTAAAGAATCATCCTTAGTTAATATTAATACAGCAGACCTCACAGAATTACAAACACTTACAGGCATCGGTCCTGCAAAAGCGCAAGCGATTATCGACTATCGAGATGAAAATGGGCAGTTTAAAACAATCGAAGAATTAAAAGAAGTGAACGGCTTTGGTGAAAAGACAGTTGAAAAATTAAAAGAATCAATCACAATATAA
- a CDS encoding HAD-IA family hydrolase translates to MFEEYIWDFDGTLYDSYPVILEGFMSTLNDYGIQANRREIYQILKEKSSAAIAEKYHLDFDEFTKIYKGYEAKDPRIPVSYPGTKEVLEAIVAKGKKNYILTHRLVASTQELLEREGMLHLVEEIVGPENNFPRKPNPASLNYLVDKYQMIPDKTVMIGDRTMDVDAGRNAGIQSIFYDLENLLEDIDANYTVHSVKEMNQFI, encoded by the coding sequence ATGTTTGAAGAGTATATTTGGGATTTTGACGGCACTTTGTATGATTCGTATCCAGTGATATTAGAAGGGTTTATGTCAACATTAAACGATTATGGTATCCAAGCAAATCGTCGAGAAATCTATCAAATTTTGAAAGAGAAATCATCAGCGGCTATTGCTGAAAAATACCATTTAGATTTTGATGAATTTACGAAGATTTATAAAGGCTACGAGGCAAAAGATCCACGGATTCCAGTCTCTTATCCAGGCACGAAAGAAGTCTTAGAAGCAATCGTCGCAAAAGGGAAGAAAAATTATATTTTAACCCATCGCTTAGTAGCATCCACGCAAGAATTATTAGAACGAGAAGGAATGCTTCATTTAGTTGAAGAAATTGTCGGACCTGAAAATAATTTTCCGAGAAAACCAAATCCGGCTTCTTTAAATTATCTAGTTGATAAATATCAGATGATACCAGATAAGACCGTAATGATTGGTGACCGCACAATGGATGTTGACGCAGGCAGAAATGCCGGTATTCAGTCTATTTTTTATGATTTAGAAAACCTATTAGAAGATATTGATGCCAATTACACCGTTCATTCAGTAAAAGAAATGAATCAATTTATTTAA